The stretch of DNA ttattattattattattattattattattattattattattattattattattattattacagttattagatatttatttatctcctTTTATTCCTttcttatgatattttattattatcaaaaattaatttttttttctttctaattattttaccaaaacctcccaaaacaaaagaaaattaagTATTGggttttggtaaaataattaaatttttatttatttatttataaaatacatgcaactaaataagaaaaaataaaacatttgAAAAACAAGAaatagttattaattaatttattttttttaaaaaataagttaattatataagtttatataattaattaagtaaattaataaatttatatttatatatcacgTACTAACTTAGTTTATTACATTTAGTtgattgattatttaattatttgaaattagTTATTGCtaaaatttatcattttattaatgcaagattaaatattaagaaattattaattttaggcttttttttaagaaaataaatttaggctaattaaatatatttcttataatattttatttttattgaaaattgaaataaaatacaattcttttttaattattttactcaaagctcaaaaaaaaaaaaaaaaacgtaaaaCAAAAAGAATTAAGTATATGAGGTTTTGAAAAAATACATGCTACTAAATAAGACAATATATAAAGAAGAAGTcattattgattatttttttttaaaacaataagtAGTTATATACGTTCATATAACTAACtaactatattaatatatttatagttGTATATCacgtaataatttaatttattttagttatttgattaataacttaattttaaataattaatttaaattaattatagttaaaaaaaattatttattaacgcaaaattaaattttaagaaattattaattttagattaattaaatgtaatacTACATCTTTATAATAAGTTTTTgtagtatttatattatttaaattaatttgatagCGTAACAAGATGATATGTatgtattaaatatttttagttaGCTCAAGTTTTCAATTTTAGAAGAAGTATTAAGAAAATGAATGAATGTCCAATAGTTTAGGCTCAAATTAGAAGAGACGGGACTCAAATTAATCTCTGTATTGGAAAAGAAAGATCGACATACTCATATTTGATAATGTATGATTAGGAAATTATTAagtgatcaatactaattaGTAAACACATCAAGTCATAAGGACAATAGTGACAACTATAAGTAAACTGATGATTACAAAATGTGAGATATGATGATGACAATGGGTAAAATACAGACAATAGAGAGATTCAACAATGACAACCACTTTGAATgatcaatataaaaataatttcatttgcaatgtttctttttgtatacatatataggacttctaaatatatatatatatacaattataataaaaaaatgataagaaaTACGTATGGTTAATAATTGTGCTTTGTATTACAGAAAATACTCTAAGTTAAGTTTTTCATGCACCatcctatttatttatttttataataacaatttttttttataaagcaatttaaaattttttagtataaattttaaacttcataaataaataacatttaaatagtaataattaataatataaaattaggtaatataatttaattattattatatatctgaattattatttcaaataattattatcatattaataaaaaatttaaattagttataaaaaaaagtgaaaaaaggttgaatcttttctaatttttaattaggttgcttacaattaaatatttacaagCTAATATGAGTTAGTAAAAATATACTATAaccaaactaaaaaaaaataaataaataaaataactagactaaatacaaaaaaaaaaaaaaaatcactaaataCACGCTACTTTTCTCATTAATCTTGCTAGTCAAACTTCATATACAAAAAGAGAAATTTATTGAATCTAGAAttcactaaataaaaaaaaaattgatgtttTTGGTAAGCACGGTGTTCGAAAGCTTTATGTTGGTGGACGGATGAAAATAACTTCCCTGGTTTGCTCGCCATCGCTGGGAAATAGAGGAAGAGAACAAAAATTAGTCATTATATAAATTGTATTTGTATGAATGATTTACTTCATAAGTATATGCAAAACATGGTCATGTTAAAATTTAGGAACCAGAGTATAGAAATAGCTACCTTGAACACGAGTCTGCTATACAAGTAGTTTGAGCATATTCATTCCTCATAAATAAGCTGCCCAGGATGTGAATAGCCAAAGTTTGTACTAATCCGTGGAGCCTTATCGATAAAATGATGTGTCCAGTGATGACTCCCACCATAAATCCAAATCCATATCCTGTCAATATTGACCTCCACTCAAAACCATCTCCGAATTCTGATTCGTCCCTTTCCTCAAAAGGTGGTGTCTTCACCTCTTTGCATTTTTCTGACACTGGAAAGCCACATAATCCTATGTTCCCCTCATATGAGGAACTTAAACCTGTATTGAACATTTTACCTTGGGGTATACGACCTGTAAGTTGGTTATGAGAGAGGTTTAGCAATGAAAGAGATTTGAGATTTGCCAATTGCTCTGGGATTTCACCAGAGAGCATGTTTCGAGATAAATCTATTGCTTCAAGCTCCTCCAAACGTCCAAGAGATACTGGGATGCGTTTGGTGAAACCGTTGGTTGACAAGTTGAGGACAACTAGAGATGTAATTTCGCCTATACTATCTGGAATTTCTCCCTGAAAATGGTTGTTTGAGAGATCAATGGTCTTCATGATGGATAGGATTTTCAATTTATTCATATCATTGTAGTCACTTAATGAGTATTGATAATAACCATCATTTGCGCTCTGATAATGGAAGTTTCGAACAGGTTCCTCGTTCACAGTACTCCAATTCCTGAAATATTCTGATGGTATCTTTCCACTGAAATTATTTAAGGAGATGTCAAAAACACGCAAGTCTCCAAAATCCCAATATGTACAAGGATTCCATATTGATCCATAGAATTTGTTTGATCTCAAGATAAGAACAGCCAGCCTTGGCAAAGCTTGTAATGAAAAAGGAAATGTGTCAACTATTTGATTATGCCCCAGATCTAGAATTCTTAAATCTCTACATTTGGTCAATGATTGCGGAAATTTCCCTTCCAACTGATTTGAACCAATGTTCAGCACCTTCAAGTTGCATATATCAGTACAAATTTCAGATATGCTTCCATGGAAATTGTTATGACGTATGTCTAATTGTGAGAGCAGATTGCCAAAACATTGAGGAAGTGTACCATTCAAGTTGTTATTCGACAGGTCGAGAACACTTAGCTTGGAAAACATGTCGAACTCACAGTTTCCAGTTAAATTATTCGACCCTAGAAAAAGAGTTCTCAGGTTCGTCAATTTGGATATGGAGCttggaatttttccatttaatttgtTCCTATTTAAGGAAAAATATTCCAGTCGAGAAGAAGAAACATTTTCTATTTTGAGAGGACCTGTAAACTGGTTGTCGTTTAGATTCAGGTAAACTAGAGAAGGCATTGTGAACATGGACAAAGGAATGGCTCCACCAAACATATTGTTAGACAGGTCTAGTTTATTAATGGaattgaaattttcaaaaatatgaggTGGAATGGAATCAGAGAACTGGTTTCCTGAGAGATCCAACGAAAGAAGTTGGGTTAGGTTTGCAAGTAATATTGGAAACATGCCATCGAATCGGTTATCAGAAAGGTGCAAATGAAGCAGTTGACTCATGCTCCCAAATGAAGATGGAATGGGACCACGAAAAAGATTAAAACCAAGGTCAAGGAAAGTGAGCTCGGCAAGATCTTTGCCAAATGATAATGGAAGCTGACCAATGAATTTGTTATGTGAGAGATCAAGATATGTGAGTTTAGAAAGGTTCCTCAATACAACTGGAAGATGACCCTTAAAGTTGTTGTTTGCTATGTCAAGATATGTGAGCTGGGAAAGGTTCCCTACCCATGAAGGAACAGTTCCCGATAGGGAACAAGAATTGAGATCTAAAACATTCAAGGATTTGAGTTGTCCCATTGTGTCAGGTAATTTCCCTGTAAAACCACATTGCCTAAGATTCAAAATATTTAAGGACTTGAGGTAGCCAATGGACTCAGGTACTTCTCTTGAAAGTTTTGTGAAGGAAGAATCCAGTAGCCTCAGAGAACTGCCAGACTGAAATTGAGGTAGAACAACAATAAGATCATCGTTGTTTGACACATCAATGACTTGTATgtttggaaatagaaatatatcaTTTGGAAATTCACCAACTAGACTACATCCACGAAGAGATAGAGACACCAATGAAGATAGATTTATTAGGGATTCAGGTACTGGTGAATAAAAGTTGACCCCATTTAAGTTAAGGTCTTTTAAACTTTTCATATTTTGAATAAGGTTCTCCATGTCTAATTgctttttcaaatataaatagttTTCAGAAAGATCAAGTGAAACCAAATTGATCAAAAAAGAGAATTCTGAGGGAATGTTCCCGGAAAACACGGAGTTTGAGAGATTGAGATGAGTTAACCTTGAAAGTTGGCGAAAGCTTGATGGAATTTGGGAGGAAGAGAAGTTGTTGAAAGCCATGTTGAGTTGTTGAACTTGATCCAAGCTGAAGAGGCTACTATTAGCCCTTAAAGGCCCTTGGAGCCCATTGTTGCTTAGATCAAGGCTTAGTACATGACCAGTTGACATATTGCAGCTGACTCCACTCCACAGGCAGCAGTCTGTCCTATCATTCCAAGTAGCCATAACATCCCTCTTTTGCTGGGAATCAACACTATTGTAAGACTTAATAAGTTCAAACTCTTGTTTCAGCTGCAGCAAAGCAGAGCTTTGATCAGAAAGACATTTAAAGCTGACCAAAGAATGTGAAACATCAAAGCAGCAagaaatgaagtaaaatatgaGGTATGGATTGCGGTAAATGAGCTTCTTCATGTTTACAAAATTAAAGATTGTTGCGATGTTAGTATGAGACAATATACCAAGAACGATTTTTGTATTAaggagaaagaaaagaaaatgtgcAATGTAGAAATTTATGGTTGCTTGGCTTTATATTGGTAGAATCATTTTCTATGTAAAAGATGTGATTATTGCCTCAACGACTAAGTTTAATTTGTTGTCAATGCCTTGTACATCTGTCATTCTATTGGACCATTTTCACTCTACAGGCCACACAGTATCTCTTTCAATCTGTATCTCTTACTTCTAGGAAATGAGGCAacaatttcacaaacaagaatctTGTAAACTATGTACTCTCTTACATAATTCCAAGTATGTTGTCTCAGTAGAAAAAGACAAACACTGATACAAGGTAAGTGTACAAGATACCACATGGATGTGCTTGAGTCACTTTCTTCTTATTCTATTTTTCTAAACACTTTTCCAAAATTACTGTCATCATGTTCCGAAAAATTTCCTAGCAGAGAATGTTTTACTTTTGTTTCTTCATAAGAAGTACCCTGGCCTTTACAGatgagttttattatttattttgctaAGAGTGCCCTTTACAGAGTTATTTGAGGAAAGTAGCAAGTAATACCCTTTACTTGCCGTGGAAAAACGCTCAACGAATGAACTTCTGGGAATTTTCATTCCTCAACATTCCTAGCTTTTACTTAGGTAATTCACACGCTTTATTTCTTTTCTCGACTATTTCCATTCATCTAATCCGAAAACAAATTAAATCTGAAGTTTTCCGTAATACAATTGGATTTGGAAGAATGAAAACACTGGCCCAGAACTGTGAACAAAAAGTGAGAGAATTAGAAAGAGATCTCACGCGGTGTAAGTGGAGGTGAAAGGAAGTTTTCACCACAAAATTCCAGAGTTTCGACTCAACCCTAAACCCTTGCAGGTACCGCCGAGAGCTAGGGAAGTAAAAGAATGAAAAGGCGTCGTGTTCTGTTCTCCCCGACCGTGGAATAAGTCACCGGAGAATGACGAAGTTCACATCTACCCTGTTTTCTTCGAAATTACGGAAATGTCCCGCACTCAGAATGAACACAGGGCAATGAGCTTGCCAAAAGAAGAAATCTCTTTATCAATTTGGAGGGAACAAATTactatttcaattttttattatttaccattaactaaaaaaattaaaaaaaaaattagtgtaaACTAATGCTCGTTGCAGAAAGACTTTTTTGCAAATCAATTCTGGTTAAACTATCACAATTTCATTTCATAAATAGATTGGGTACTAAAAATTGTTACACACATAATTCTATTGATACTTGAGagcttgtttagtatttttctCGGAAGAAGAGACTAAACTCTCTCTACCTAATACCTATCACATACCCCGAATTTTGTTGGACAATATTGGTAAGCtcgtataatttattattaggtAGAGAAGAATGGCATTTATAGTAGTATTAGACATAAAAAGCTTTAGATTGACACACTGTTGGGAATTCCTTTCCCAGTAAGCCCTCCTTCACTGGAAGGATAGAGCAAAGTATATGGCATCTTCACTGGCCCAACTCTGTTCTTCAACTTCTGATCTTTGTTCATCTTCTCAATTTTTAGCTCAATTTCTCTCAGCTTATTTCCAAATTTCTCAAAGGCTTTTTCTGCTTCCTTGTCTGTTGTCCACTCTGGAGTGTCTCGCTCCCCAAGATACACCTCATCAGATGAATGCCTAGatagtatttcaactagggAAATGCCGAGTACTGAAAGCAGCTGCCCAGTTATTGTCTTTAAGAGAGCCTTTTCGGGGTCTGTCTTGAGCTCATTGTATTCAGGAGTACCCTCTTCAGGTATGAAACGGCGGCTCATTGAAGGGCGGTTTGGAGGGAATCCTCCATAGGGGTACTGCCCAAAATTTATGGCTGCGTGAAGAGCGGAAGCAATCCATATAATGATGGTGCATGTTTCTATTAGGTCTTCACGAGTCTGCATTTCTGGCCACCAGGGCTCATCTTTCTTGTCACCGTGGCCCTCTTCTCTGAGCTCTTTCCACCATGACTGGAGTTCATAATCCTCTTGAACCATCTTATCTGTTTTGTAGTACAATGAGCAGTAGTCCTTCACCCATGTTTTAATGGCTGACCATATTTCAAGACCATCAACAGCAAATGGATAGTCATCTATCAGTAACCGCAGACCATGTGGGGAATTTTCATCCTCAACGGCCACTCCCCTGAAAAAGATCAAGAAGGTTAGCATATAACCTTTGTTTTTAAGATCTTAAATACTGCTGGACTGATTTTTGTTCAACACTAAGATTCACCTCTTGATAAGATCAACAGGAAGTGCTTGGCCAGGAAAAGTCCACTCCTTGTAACTTGCAGAAGTCATTTCCATGCAATACCTTCCAGGAAAAACTGTAGCCTCAAGCGCTCCCCCAGCATTAATCAGAATCTGCCTAGCAACTGCATTCAAATTCATTGTGTCTCGGAAATGAGGATGCAACAGCTTATTAATTGGATGAACCACGCTCAGCTGCCTATTTGTTGCTATCACAAATGGCTCAATTGCTGCATGCGTTTTCAGCCTACATATAGAGATATGGATTTATATTCATTTTATGGAATataagaatattaaaattaattcttgTAGATAAGTTATAGATATATACCAGTGGCTTATAAGTTGATGATAGCCAGAGTCGTTCACATTAACATAAGCTTTGGCGAGTTGCCAAAGGGATCCGTCAACACCTTTATCAGCTGGAGtgtaaactttgctaatgcaGCCAAAATGATCTCCTCCAGGATGTGGCAAGCTGAGTTCAATTGCTAAAGGCTTAAGAGTCCCATCTTTTTGCAAGAAAATTATTGTCCTGGTAGCATAAATCTTTGTGTTGGTTGCATTTATCCGCCTAAGGAATGGAATTAGCGTGTCATGGTGGTCTAGTATGAATACTTTGTTGTTCCTTATTGCCTATTGATCCATATAAAACAATGCCCAATAAATATGCTAGGAAAATGCAACAAAAACTATCTGCTTCAAAATTTTATGTCAGAGGAAAATACAAAACTTCACCTCATCTACGCTGAGTCCATCTAAGTTGTGTTCtatgtaattttttgttattttactagTGTGATCTCCATAAACTTTGGGATCTAGCTTGCTTCTTGGAGGAAACTCCtgcaattaattcaaaaacacGATGAATGTTACAGATAAGGACTTGGGATCGTATCCACATTGATTTTGTTTTCAAGATTGAAGAGCTTGAGCGTTAATTTCTTTACTCCTCTCCAATTGCAAAGTAAAAAGCATAAAGATTAAATTATTACTTGGAGACGATGAATCATGACAGGATTTATTCCAGCCAGCATTTCCCTTGCAAATTCTTCATCAGTATCCCATGCAGTCTTGTTCTCTACTCCACATCAATGAAATTACCAATTAACTAACACAAAGAGTATGTAATGGTATGTAACTGAGAATAGAAAGCACAATAAAATATACCAAACGTTTCTGAACTAAGACATAacaaaataagactttataacATTTGTAAGGGGCTACTATGTACCTTTGATCACTTGAGGAACCGGAAATTTGAGAAACCTTTCGCCATCAGTTCTGAAAATCTCCTTGAGCATCTCTGCGGGAATATTATCTCTAACACTCTTAAGTAAACCCTCGGGCACATCAACTCCTCCTTCATAGAGTTTAAAAACATCATCAATGCTGTCGAACTCGTTTGGAGTACTATTGAAGAGGTCTTCTATCTCAGGTTTCAGGAACTGCCCAATGGATTTCAGTGCATAAGCAAGAAAATCCGCCAACTTCAAATGACCAAATCTCTCATCCCTTGGAGCATAAATGTTTAAGCTCAAAGCAAGATTCAGACGGGTCTCAGTATTGCgatctaattattattatagcataaaaacaaaaattaacacCTACCCAGaaaatattttctcaaaaatcaattaattcgaaaaataaaaacctGTATCTGTTCGTTTTCGCCCAGTTCTTCCTCTGCGAGGATAAGGATACTGAGGAGAGCCTCCAAGAACAGGACGAGCATATTTAGCGCCTTTATCAGGATTCCCCAAATCATTATAGTAATCATAATCATAAATCCTATCCCATTCCTGACGCTCACCCGTTCCATTGCCCCTCAAATTCGCCAATTCTTCTTCTCTATACTTCCGTAGCGATAAGGGAGTTTCACTGGGAAGATAAGTCTGCAAATTCACCCAGTGCCCATTTCAGTTAGCCCTAATTTCGCAAACAATGACTCGAATTCCATTTCCATACAACGAAAAAAAGATTAAAGATTTCAAAAAGGTGAAAAATACCTTATTAGCGAAGAAAATTCGAGGGGAATGGTACTTATCAGACGGGTAAACCCAAGAGTTGCAGACGAAGTGGATTCTGCCATGGCCAGGAACATTGTCGAGAGTGAGAGTCTTGAGGTAAAACTCGCTGTGATGGTAATTTTGGATGATGAAAGCTCCGGGTACCCCGATCTTCTCATCCCAATCGAAATTAACGTCGAAAGCGGAGTCTCCTGCCGTTAAGGGACTGATTGTTGTAATCCAGTCTTCTAAATATGCTTCTTTTCCAAGTTTCCCTCGCATTCCATTTCCTATCAAAGCAAAATTCAATTTCAGCAAAAATCAACGgctattttgtgtatttttgttttaatttttttttttaaaaaaaggaaaagaaataatatatattttttctttgtaagagaaataataatcaatttattttgtttggGCTCAccgatttattattattattttgcaaAGATACCGATTTTTGATTATTGATAtggttgtaaaaataaaatagtcgatattaaattacatatttacatGTAACATGACTGATGCTGagtatattttattacttaaaagaaaaaatgacac from Cannabis sativa cultivar Pink pepper isolate KNU-18-1 chromosome 2, ASM2916894v1, whole genome shotgun sequence encodes:
- the LOC115718898 gene encoding receptor-like protein 7; this translates as MKKLIYRNPYLIFYFISCCFDVSHSLVSFKCLSDQSSALLQLKQEFELIKSYNSVDSQQKRDVMATWNDRTDCCLWSGVSCNMSTGHVLSLDLSNNGLQGPLRANSSLFSLDQVQQLNMAFNNFSSSQIPSSFRQLSRLTHLNLSNSVFSGNIPSEFSFLINLVSLDLSENYLYLKKQLDMENLIQNMKSLKDLNLNGVNFYSPVPESLINLSSLVSLSLRGCSLVGEFPNDIFLFPNIQVIDVSNNDDLIVVLPQFQSGSSLRLLDSSFTKLSREVPESIGYLKSLNILNLRQCGFTGKLPDTMGQLKSLNVLDLNSCSLSGTVPSWVGNLSQLTYLDIANNNFKGHLPVVLRNLSKLTYLDLSHNKFIGQLPLSFGKDLAELTFLDLGFNLFRGPIPSSFGSMSQLLHLHLSDNRFDGMFPILLANLTQLLSLDLSGNQFSDSIPPHIFENFNSINKLDLSNNMFGGAIPLSMFTMPSLVYLNLNDNQFTGPLKIENVSSSRLEYFSLNRNKLNGKIPSSISKLTNLRTLFLGSNNLTGNCEFDMFSKLSVLDLSNNNLNGTLPQCFGNLLSQLDIRHNNFHGSISEICTDICNLKVLNIGSNQLEGKFPQSLTKCRDLRILDLGHNQIVDTFPFSLQALPRLAVLILRSNKFYGSIWNPCTYWDFGDLRVFDISLNNFSGKIPSEYFRNWSTVNEEPVRNFHYQSANDGYYQYSLSDYNDMNKLKILSIMKTIDLSNNHFQGEIPDSIGEITSLVVLNLSTNGFTKRIPVSLGRLEELEAIDLSRNMLSGEIPEQLANLKSLSLLNLSHNQLTGRIPQGKMFNTGLSSSYEGNIGLCGFPVSEKCKEVKTPPFEERDESEFGDGFEWRSILTGYGFGFMVGVITGHIILSIRLHGLVQTLAIHILGSLFMRNEYAQTTCIADSCSSDGEQTREVIFIRPPT
- the LOC115718693 gene encoding probable linoleate 9S-lipoxygenase 5, with the translated sequence MLHYRNLNTPSPLLKFGAGVNSLTSLVFKNSHNSLGFYSENHDRVLKSSCLIDLTRSQPLVGGGHCDRREESSISSSGEKMSVRCNTGSHSHNRISIEKEDGSGKTTTTKGSGKIKGNVVLMKKNVLDFNDFNASFLDRVHELFGQRVSLQLVSAVNGDPGNGMRGKLGKEAYLEDWITTISPLTAGDSAFDVNFDWDEKIGVPGAFIIQNYHHSEFYLKTLTLDNVPGHGRIHFVCNSWVYPSDKYHSPRIFFANKTYLPSETPLSLRKYREEELANLRGNGTGERQEWDRIYDYDYYNDLGNPDKGAKYARPVLGGSPQYPYPRRGRTGRKRTDTDRNTETRLNLALSLNIYAPRDERFGHLKLADFLAYALKSIGQFLKPEIEDLFNSTPNEFDSIDDVFKLYEGGVDVPEGLLKSVRDNIPAEMLKEIFRTDGERFLKFPVPQVIKENKTAWDTDEEFAREMLAGINPVMIHRLQEFPPRSKLDPKVYGDHTSKITKNYIEHNLDGLSVDEAIRNNKVFILDHHDTLIPFLRRINATNTKIYATRTIIFLQKDGTLKPLAIELSLPHPGGDHFGCISKVYTPADKGVDGSLWQLAKAYVNVNDSGYHQLISHWLKTHAAIEPFVIATNRQLSVVHPINKLLHPHFRDTMNLNAVARQILINAGGALEATVFPGRYCMEMTSASYKEWTFPGQALPVDLIKRGVAVEDENSPHGLRLLIDDYPFAVDGLEIWSAIKTWVKDYCSLYYKTDKMVQEDYELQSWWKELREEGHGDKKDEPWWPEMQTREDLIETCTIIIWIASALHAAINFGQYPYGGFPPNRPSMSRRFIPEEGTPEYNELKTDPEKALLKTITGQLLSVLGISLVEILSRHSSDEVYLGERDTPEWTTDKEAEKAFEKFGNKLREIELKIEKMNKDQKLKNRVGPVKMPYTLLYPSSEGGLTGKGIPNSVSI